The Microbacterium natoriense genomic interval CGCCGAGGCTGGTCACCCTCTCGCGGACGGCGCTCAGGTCGGCTGTCGTGGCGCCCTCGTAGATCTCCAGCCCCCACGGGCGGGTGAGATCCCGCAGCATGTCGGCCAGCTCCGGGCGCAGCATCGTCGCCCCGGAGGCGTTGAAGGTGACCGACATCCCGGCGGGAAGCTCGCTCATCGCCTCGATCGCCTGCTCGATCAGGAGAAGCTCGAGCTCTGCTCTGATGCCCATCGATCCGGCCCGGTCGAGGTGGAGGGGCGGAGGCGCCCCGTCTTCGAAGCGGGCGAGCGCCTCGAACCCCACGACGCGCCATTCTCGGAGGTTCACGATCGTCTGGAAGACGATGTTCGCGCGGGGGAACTCGGCGAGGATCCCTGCAGCGTCTGCGCGCCCGCGACTTGTCACGGTTCACCTTATACCCCGCGGCGTGAGCGCTCCGAGTAGGCTGGACGAGAGGCGCGCACCTGGGGAGGATGCATGGTCGTTCAGGACATCAGAGCATCCGACGCGGAGGATCTCCGCTGGTTGCGCTTCGGCTGGCTTCGCTCGATCAGAGAGCGCACGTCGACGTTCTCGGTCGTCACGGCGACTCTGCTGCTCTACTTCGGAGCGCTCGGGATCTTCGAGCTGTCCGAAGACGACCTGACCGTGTTCGAGCGGGCGTTGTCCGGGGGGACCACCCTCGCGTGCTTCGTGGTGTTCGCGATGGTCGCGTTCTTCGGCGTCGAACTGCGACCGTGGGTCGGGTTCGCGCTGGTCGCCGCTCACGTGCTGGTGTCGATCTACTACCTCGGGTTCTCGGATGAGAGGCAGAACGCGATCGCGGCGTTCCAGGAGCTGCCGATCATGGCCATGTACTTCTCATGGTTCTACGGGGCCAGGATCGCGCGCGTCGGCGTCCTGTTGATCCTCGTGTCGGTGGGGGCCGCGACCGGGTTCGGATCCTTCACGGGTGTCGGCGCGCTTCTCGGACCGGTCAACATGCTCGCCGCCGGACTGTTCACGTGGATGTGTCTCGAGGCGGGGATCTTCATGCGTCACCGCATCC includes:
- a CDS encoding EAL domain-containing protein is translated as MTSRGRADAAGILAEFPRANIVFQTIVNLREWRVVGFEALARFEDGAPPPLHLDRAGSMGIRAELELLLIEQAIEAMSELPAGMSVTFNASGATMLRPELADMLRDLTRPWGLEIYEGATTADLSAVRERVTSLGGSLLVDDAGAVCADEGRIAVLQPDVVKIDRALFWQVADDDDAKTRLAALLAAARSAGASVLVEGVSDAEQVERARELGSDYAQGYHLGYPASASQIGELLADLHRSIGVDAPGL
- a CDS encoding GGDEF domain-containing protein — translated: MVVQDIRASDAEDLRWLRFGWLRSIRERTSTFSVVTATLLLYFGALGIFELSEDDLTVFERALSGGTTLACFVVFAMVAFFGVELRPWVGFALVAAHVLVSIYYLGFSDERQNAIAAFQELPIMAMYFSWFYGARIARVGVLLILVSVGAATGFGSFTGVGALLGPVNMLAAGLFTWMCLEAGIFMRHRIRLESHSDELTGVLNRRGFEAKITAEIRRAVRHDRPLSVAVLDLDKFKDVNDEAGHAAGDYVLRAVSSHWMSLSRSTDLVGRLGGDEFAMLMPETDADEARALMIRLREFTPHPWSWGVAQVRPDDTAASVIARADAAMYDDKRR